One Kineococcus aurantiacus genomic window carries:
- a CDS encoding family 16 glycosylhydrolase produces MPAPHRPPPHELVDVAPRTTTRRTAVAALVGTTVLFGGGCTSGSGGNTDGARPPATPARKLVWEDDFDGPAGAAPDPSNWTPEHGGGGWGNGELQTYTDDIANLAVDGAGNLVITARALTTGAGTSWTSARITTFGKRTVTNGRVEVRAKVPRGQGIWPAAWTLGQNIQDVGWPACGEIDVVESIDDATEVLQTVHGRRADGERWYRTLTEPVSAPLSEDFHVYAADWTPDAVVFSVDGRTTGQVRRSDLGGDEKWPFDAAQYVLLNVAVGGRLPGYPDDTTPTTASMLVDRVSLYE; encoded by the coding sequence GTGCCCGCCCCTCACCGTCCCCCGCCCCACGAACTCGTCGACGTGGCCCCGAGGACGACGACGCGTCGCACCGCGGTGGCGGCCCTGGTCGGGACGACCGTGCTGTTCGGAGGCGGCTGCACCAGCGGCTCAGGAGGGAACACGGACGGCGCGAGGCCCCCGGCGACCCCTGCGCGGAAGCTCGTGTGGGAGGACGACTTCGACGGGCCGGCCGGCGCTGCGCCGGACCCCTCCAACTGGACGCCCGAGCACGGCGGGGGTGGCTGGGGCAACGGGGAACTGCAGACCTACACCGACGACATCGCCAACCTCGCCGTCGACGGTGCGGGGAACCTCGTGATCACGGCTCGTGCGCTGACGACGGGCGCGGGCACGTCGTGGACCTCGGCCCGCATCACGACCTTCGGGAAGCGGACCGTCACGAACGGACGGGTCGAGGTCCGCGCGAAGGTTCCCCGGGGGCAGGGGATCTGGCCGGCCGCCTGGACCCTCGGCCAGAACATCCAGGACGTCGGCTGGCCCGCGTGCGGTGAGATCGACGTCGTCGAGAGCATCGACGACGCGACCGAGGTCCTGCAGACCGTGCACGGCCGCAGGGCCGACGGCGAACGCTGGTACCGGACCCTCACCGAACCGGTCTCCGCACCGTTGTCGGAGGACTTCCACGTCTACGCCGCGGACTGGACCCCCGACGCGGTCGTCTTCTCCGTCGACGGCCGGACGACCGGTCAGGTGCGCCGCAGCGACCTGGGCGGGGACGAGAAGTGGCCCTTCGACGCGGCGCAGTACGTGCTGCTCAACGTGGCCGTCGGGGGGCGGTTGCCGGGGTACCCCGACGACACGACCCCCACCACCGCGTCCATGCTCGTGGACCGGGTCAGCCTCTACGAGTGA
- a CDS encoding PIG-L family deacetylase, which produces MSDVHDDLPPFDLDAHGPSRWIVLSPHLDDGVLSCGNLLQALAERGWPATVATFFTECSAPLTLSARAFLRQCGATSAPRLFAERRAEDTDAVAACGARALHAGLPDALFRRHPRVPALVPELAHVYPTWKFHLSRGVVSRRDPAVPAVDRLLAELLAEPSGLPTVLVAPLGIGGHVDHVLVGEAAVRAGRRTGQRVVRYADVPYVLEAGVPAGATRFAVPAGKAGVIGRYRNQVGALFPRGVPEGLPDLLVQPLTRRG; this is translated from the coding sequence GTGAGCGACGTGCACGACGACCTGCCCCCCTTCGACCTCGACGCCCACGGGCCCTCCCGGTGGATCGTCCTGTCGCCGCACCTCGACGACGGCGTCCTGTCCTGCGGGAACCTGCTGCAGGCGCTCGCCGAGCGGGGGTGGCCCGCGACCGTCGCGACGTTCTTCACCGAGTGCTCCGCGCCGCTGACGCTGTCCGCGCGGGCGTTCCTGCGCCAGTGCGGCGCCACCTCGGCGCCGCGGTTGTTCGCGGAGCGGCGGGCCGAGGACACCGACGCCGTCGCGGCGTGCGGCGCCCGCGCCCTGCACGCCGGGCTGCCCGACGCCCTGTTCCGCCGCCACCCCCGCGTCCCCGCCCTCGTCCCCGAGCTCGCCCACGTCTACCCCACGTGGAAGTTCCACCTGTCCCGCGGCGTCGTGTCCCGCCGCGACCCCGCCGTCCCCGCCGTCGACCGGCTCCTCGCCGAACTGCTCGCCGAACCCTCCGGACTGCCCACCGTGCTCGTCGCCCCCCTCGGGATCGGCGGGCACGTCGACCACGTCCTCGTGGGGGAGGCGGCCGTGCGGGCCGGCCGGCGGACGGGGCAGCGGGTCGTGCGGTACGCCGACGTGCCCTACGTGCTGGAGGCGGGGGTGCCCGCGGGGGCGACGCGGTTCGCCGTCCCGGCGGGGAAGGCCGGGGTCATCGGGCGGTACCGGAACCAGGTGGGGGCGTTGTTCCCGCGGGGCGTTCCGGAGGGGTTGCCGGACCTGCTGGTGCAACCCCTCACTCGTAGAGGCTGA